A stretch of the Sorangium aterium genome encodes the following:
- a CDS encoding cytochrome P450 → METETAASPSPEHIDLSAPSVIADPYPAYRALRGRSPVLYARVPAGGAAGLGEPIRAYALLRHAEVLSALRDPQTFSSNVTDKIRVLPRITLLHDDPPRHTHLRRLVSRSFTPRRIAELEPWIGRLAASLLEATGDGPSDLMDAYAMPLPMMVIATLLGIPAERYAQFRSWSESVMSYSGIPAEERASRGKAMVDFFAAELEARRRAPSGDLISALVEAEIDGARLDTPEAVGFCVGLLVAGNDTTTNLIGNMAHLLSERPELYRRAQQDRSLVEPIIEETLRHSSPVQRLLRVATRPVDVSGVMIPAGHLVDVVFGAANRDPAVFEEPDAFRLDRPPVEHLAFGQGTHFCIGAALARMEARIALNALLDGYESITPGEAPPLRQTRAMMPLGFESLPLVLRRRAKP, encoded by the coding sequence GCACATCGACCTCTCCGCGCCTTCGGTGATAGCCGATCCTTACCCCGCATACCGCGCGCTCCGAGGGCGATCTCCGGTGCTCTATGCGCGCGTGCCCGCGGGCGGCGCCGCGGGCCTCGGCGAGCCAATCCGTGCCTACGCGCTCCTGCGCCACGCGGAGGTGCTCTCGGCGCTGCGGGATCCCCAGACGTTCTCGTCGAACGTCACGGACAAGATCCGTGTCCTGCCGCGGATCACGCTGCTGCACGACGATCCGCCCCGGCACACCCACCTCCGCAGGCTCGTCAGCCGATCGTTCACGCCGCGGCGCATCGCAGAGCTCGAGCCGTGGATTGGCCGCCTCGCCGCCTCGCTGCTCGAAGCGACGGGCGACGGGCCGTCAGATCTCATGGACGCCTACGCGATGCCCCTGCCGATGATGGTGATCGCCACCCTGCTCGGCATCCCGGCGGAGCGCTATGCGCAATTTCGGAGCTGGTCCGAGTCCGTGATGTCGTACAGCGGTATACCGGCGGAGGAACGCGCGAGCCGCGGTAAGGCGATGGTCGACTTCTTCGCGGCGGAGCTCGAGGCGCGGCGGCGCGCGCCGTCAGGCGATCTCATCTCGGCGCTCGTGGAGGCCGAGATCGACGGCGCGCGCCTCGACACGCCCGAGGCGGTCGGCTTCTGCGTCGGCCTGCTCGTCGCCGGCAACGACACCACGACGAACCTCATCGGCAACATGGCGCACCTCCTGTCCGAGCGGCCCGAGCTCTACCGGCGCGCCCAGCAGGACCGGAGCCTCGTGGAGCCCATCATCGAGGAGACGCTGCGCCATTCGAGCCCGGTGCAGCGCCTCTTGCGCGTCGCCACGCGGCCGGTGGACGTGAGCGGCGTGATGATACCGGCCGGGCACCTGGTCGACGTCGTGTTCGGCGCGGCGAACCGGGATCCGGCCGTCTTCGAGGAGCCGGACGCGTTCCGGCTCGACCGTCCGCCGGTGGAGCACCTGGCGTTCGGGCAGGGGACCCATTTCTGCATCGGCGCGGCGCTGGCGCGGATGGAGGCGCGGATCGCCCTGAACGCGCTCCTCGACGGCTATGAGTCCATCACGCCCGGCGAGGCGCCTCCGCTGCGGCAGACGCGGGCGATGATGCCGCTCGGGTTCGAGTCGCTCCCGCTAGTGCTGCGGAGGCGCGCCAAACCCTGA